The Ascidiaceihabitans donghaensis genome includes the window GAAACTTTGTTCTTTCTTTAACATAATCTTCCAATATTCTTAGGGATCTCGAAAATTCTCCATTCATCGTCAAAGCTAAAATGAAAGCTCTTTGTATTTCATGACTCAAGTCATGACGACGTAGCTCCATAGTGTATGCGCTGGCGAGAATTAGTTGCTGCTCACTTATTTGACCGTCATTCTCAAATTCTAGATCAATCAATTTTATCAACGCTTCAGCTGACTGAAGTGTATTAGAATCAATTACGTATCTCAAGTTTTTCTTGGACTCCTGTGGAGAGTTATCGACAGTATCCAAGTTGGACCTCGCAAGCACGACGTCTACCGTAGAGAATTCACTGGAGCGTTCTAAAGTTCGCAATGCCAAATCAGCAGCTGCACTCAAATCCAGCGCCAACAGTTGATTACTGATAGTGGGTGCAAGATTCTCCCTCAAGGAAATGGGTAAATCATTTAGAGCAAAAATCACCGCATCCGTGTTTACTTCAGCTGATCGGATTTCAGATATATTGTTGGAGAACAAAGCCCACATTGCGGCAGCCGAGTTGCAGGATTCCATATCCTTAAAAAATTTCCCATTTGATGATTTGGAAAATTCCATTATTTCCGCTATCGCATACAATTCAGGATGATTTTTCTTTAACGACGGTACAAGATTCAAAGTAGCTGCGGCCTCTGCACCAAAACCAAGATGTAGGTACAACTTAGCCAATTTTAACACTTCCTGAGGTTCTACTTGCTGTAACTCGTCAAAAATTGCAGATCTCAACTTTCCGACTTCAGAAATAGGGAAATATTTTTCTCCCCACTGCGAAATTTGAAGTAGATCTGCGTCAGCACAAAAGCCTGAGCTTTGTATAATCTGCTGTGCTGCAGATGTATTAAGTAAGTCACTGCTCGAAGAAACTTCAATGTTTGGACTGCCCACTTCACTCCTTTCTAAGGAGTCTTCAAGATTTTCATCGAATATGGATAAATCGATTTGAGGTGAGCGCTCTTCCCCCGCAGGTAAAGCAGAGGAAACGCTCAAAATACCACGTGTAGCTGAAGATCCAAACTCTTGTAGCAGGATTTCACGAACTCCCTTTAAGGATCCTCCATTTTCCATTTTTAAACTTGTCTCTGTAGCATTCTCGTTCATATTTCGTACCTGACCTACGTCGACCGGTGGTTCTTTCTGCGCCCTTGGCGCGTTGACTTCAAATTCTTCTTTTGGCGCTTTGGGAAGTTGAAGATTCCTGGCTCCTAAGTGCGCAAAATCAACCTGGTCAACTTGCAAATTCGCATTGACAACATCATTTTGATCGAAAATGTCCAAAACAATTAGATTTTTGACTGTACGGTAGCTTTCAACTGTACAGTCGCACTCCATTTGTATTTCAAGATTTGACGAGTTTGCTTTGAAACTCGAAATTCGATCCCTTCCTATTCGATCGAAAGCCTTCGACGTATCAAAACCTACCTTGTGGTCAGGAATTTTTATTATAATGACTCTTCCAGAAACTTCTTCAATCCAATTTTTCGAAGAGGGAACGCTTAATACTACTCTTGTAAAGTTATCATGGTCACCAGTTCTAACAGGAATTGGGTTGGCAAATAAAAAATGCGGGAAAAACGCAAAAATCACTATATGAAGAGTACTTTTCATGCGGCACTTTGCTTTACTGTTTTTAAAGCCTCTTCCAAATCTGCGTACGATGGTCGACAATGAGAAGGAGTATTCTGCCGCCCTACTTCGATACAGATATTGGTTGCGTGATTGTGCAAGTTTGCGACCAGAACTTCTCGAATAAGTTGATAGAAATGGCTGTCTTCCTCTGTTACCGCTTTAACCTTTTCAGCAAATGGACCGACCAGTCCATATGCTAAGAAAACACCCAAAAATGTACCAACCAGCGCCCCACCAATTAACTTCCCAAGTACTTCGGGTGGTTGATCGATTGAGGCCATAGTCTTAATTACCCCCAAAACGGCAGCCACAATCCCTAAGGCTGGCAAGCCGTCAGCAATTGTTTGAAGCGCGTGACTCGAGTGTAGAGCATGATGCATGTTCGCATCCATACGCTTCTCCAACACTTCCTCAACTTGATGCGGGTCATCATAGTTCATGGACGCGGAACGCATTGTGTCACAAATTAGTGCTGTTGCCTCGGTGTCTGAAATAATTTTGGGGTACTTGGAAAATATGCTCGATTCTGATGGCGCTTCAATATGTTCCTCTATGGCTACAGGATTTTGACGCGCCAATCGGATAAGCTCAAAAAGTAGACACAAGAGATCTCGATAATCCTCGTGCTTCCATTTTGGACCTTTGAAAACCTTCCCCAGATCTTTTAGTGTGTGTTTTACTTCAGCACCACTGTTGCTGATAAGGAATGCCCCCACAGCTGCGCCGCCAATCATTGTCATTTCGAAAGGAAGTGACTTTAGAATAATTCCCATTTTTCCGCCGGCAGCCAAGTAACCACCAAACACCATTACGAAAATTGTTATTATCCCGATAATTCCAATCATTTCGCTTCCTCTCCAACTTCGTTGAAGTCAGCCTATCCAAATCGAGTTAATAATTTCTATTTCCACACTAGTTTTTTGGAACTTTCCCATTTCTGCCAGCAAGCAAAACACTAATTGTGTATGCTTTTTGTGGATCTAATCCCGCCATGATAGCTGCCGCGGAATCTGGACGCATGCGACCTAGAAAACCGGCTGCAAACGAAGCTTCCATTGCCTCGAATAGGGCAGCGGCCTCGGCAGGCTTCATGCTCTCATAGACCGTGGTTAGTCGCGCAAGATCTTTTTCCTCTGCGCCTCTCGCTTGGGCTAAGGTTTTGCTTAGCCGCTCCTCCAAGGCCTCCAATTGCACAAGCTTACTTTCAATCTCTTTTTTTGCTTTCTCTAGCGATTCCGCTCTAAGCGCTTGACGTTCTTCCGTTTCCTTTACTTTTTCTTCCCTTTTTATCAAAGCATCCAGGAGCGCAGGAACTGTTCGCGATTCCGATTGGGGTGAATTTGTAGTGCTTTGTGTTTTTGGCTGTGTAGATTCATTTTCCGTATTGGCTGTTTTGGCAAAGGCTGCGTCAGTGCTGAGAGCAATTCGCATTCCCGCTGATCCTAGAAACATTAGCGCGATCAATGCAACGGATCCGCGCCCTGTGCGAATTTTGTTTTTTACTGGCTTAGTCATTGACGTCTCCCACTTTCCGAATGACGCATAAACATTGGTTGGCTTGGCTCTGAGTTGGGAACGATTGCTTCTTGCGCAGGAGGTTCTTCAACTGTCGGTACGTCGTGCAATGCGGCCATTTGCAGCTCAAGACGGTTGGACATTTGTTCAGCACGTTCAGTCAGTTTGGTGAGTGTGTCGGCCGATTCCGCAGCTGTCTGACGTGCGCTTGTAAGAGATTTGTTTAGATCATCAACCTGCGCCGAGAGCACTGCGACGGCACCACCAACACCTTTTTCAAGACTATTAAATCGTTTAAGGCGTCGCCCCAAAATGAAGCAGTAAAAGCCAGCACCTATTGCACCAGCTGCAAGCAAAATATCAGCGATCATTTCCATTTTGGGTCCTCAGTTCAGTACAAATTCCATGACCAACAGGTCATTAACGCGTCCACTTCCAGCGACCATCTGAACCCGACGCAACATTTGCGCCCTTAGTCGGATCAGGGCGGACGGACTTTCGAGGTCTTCTGTTCTTACTGCGCGTAAATATCCGTTCAGCACATCTGTTACGCGGGGCAAAAGATGTTCAACATCCGCTTGGTACTGACTCGGGACTTCGAGTTGAGCACGAAAACTCAAGTGCCTACTGTTAGAAGGGGGGCTTAGGGATATAACCATCGGGTCAATCGGAACAAACGCTATGTCAGGAAGTGCATCTACATCATCAACCTGCGCCTCAACGTGTCCCGCAGGTTCAGATCCGAGAATCATGCCGCTCCAAGCTGCGTAAAAGCCCCCGCCGCCTCCAAGCATGGCGGCCAGAAGGCCAAGTATCATAGGCATTTTTGATGCCTTCTTGGGCTCTGCTTCTGCTTCTTCATCAATCTCTGCCATTCGCTGTCCAATCGCTTAGGTCTAAATCTGTATAACCTGTGATCCACTAACCGATTATTAAGCCTGATCGTTCTATTGATGTTTATCGCTGGGCAGAACGCCCGGTATGACGGAGGCGAACGTGCAGCAACTTATAAATGCCTGGACTGGACTGGACTTAAGGCGCCAAATCATAGTGGTAGCGGCATCAATCGCTATGTTTTTTGCTATATTGGCTATGTCGCGAATGGTGACAGCCCCAAGTATGACACTACTTTATGCAGGGCTAGAAAACGGAGCCGCCGGTGACGTAGTGACCGCTTTGGAGCAACGCGGCGCAGCCTTCGAAATCAGAGGCGGGTCAATTTTTGTCGACTCGAAACAGCGCGATCAATTGAGAATGACATTGGCCAGCGAAGGGCTGCCGGCAAACAGCAGCGGCGGCTATGAATTGTTGGATTCTTTGTCGGGATTTGGAACAACTTCCCAGATGTTTGACGCGGCTTACTGGCGGGCAAAGGAAGGGGAGTTGGCTCGAACAATTATTGCAAGTTCTCAGTTTTCTATGGCACGCGTTCACATCGCAACAACTGGGTCCAACCCATTCCAGCGAGGTGTGACACCAAAGGCATCTGTTTCAGTAACATCCAATGGTGGGGATGTGTCTGCCCAACAAGCAAAAGCGATTCGGTATCTTGTCGCGTCTGCTGTTGCCGGTTTGGCGGCAGAAGACGTTGCAGTCATCGATTCAAAAGGAACACTTATTGGTGCCAGCGACGACGCCGTACCGGCCGCTGGCGCAGAAGATAAGGCTCAGGTGCTGAAAGATCGGGTAGAACGACTGCTTGAGGCGCGGGTTGGGTTCGGCAACGCAATCGTCGAAGTCAGCGTGGACACTGTGACTGAAAGCGAAGCTATTAGAGAGCGCCGCTTTGATCCGGAAAACAGAGTAGCTATCAGCACGGATACAGAACAGCGAAACAATACCTCGAACGATGCAGGTGGCGCGGGTGTAACAGTCGCATCCAACTTGCCAGATGGTGACGCTGCAGCAGGCAACGACAGTTCTTCTTCGCAAAACACGGAGAGTCGTGAACGGATAAACTATGAGGTTTCCGAAACGGAACGTGAAATCATCCGGTCGCCAGGTGCAGTAAAGCGGCTAACTGTTGCCGTGCTGGTCAACGACATCACGAATATTTCGGAAGATGGGCAACCCATCCAAGAGCCTCGATCCGAAGAAGAGCTAGGCGCCTTGGAGGAGCTTGTATCCTCCGCTGTAGGCTTTGATGAGAGCAGAGGCGACATTATTACCATCAAATCTATGTCCCTACAGTCTATCGCTCCTAGCGGAACAGTTGCCACCACATCAATCATGGACCACTTTGCATTGGATGTAATGTCAGCAATTCAAATGGCAGTTCTAGCAATTGTGACGCTGATTTTAGGTCTATTCGTGGTACGCCCTGTCTTAACACGGCCGCCACAATCCTTAAGTCCTCCGGCCCCGGCACTAACATCGGATGTAGATGGAAACGTAGAACAAAGCGGACCTGTTTTATCCGGTGAAATAGAGTCCATAGGTGACTTAGATCTACCTGATTTCTCAATGGATTCCGACATCGGCAGCTTACCCGACATCTCTATGTCAGGTGGCGCAACCGGTGATCCAGTAGACAGGCTGCGCGCAATGATAGGCGAGCGCCAAGAAGAAACCGTCGAAATACTTCGCAGTTGGCTCGATGAGAAAGAGGAGAGTGTTTAATGTCGATTGCACATCTTTATCAGGATTTTGGACCAAAAACTCTTGGCCGAGACGCCAACATTTCATTGAACGATGTTGAAATTGAAGATCAGAAGCTCGATTCTTTTGAGAAAGGCTATCAAGCCGGTTGGGACGATGCAGTGAATGCGCAAGTCGCAACAAAGACACGGATAAGTTCTGATCTTGCCAAAAATTTGCAAGAAGTTTCTTTTTCCTATCACGAAGCAAGAAGCACATTAACCAAGTCTCTGGAGCCTCTATTTTCAGACGTCGTTGCTACTTTGCTGCCCGAAGTTGCACGTCATTCGCTTGGACCCCATGTGGTCGCCCAACTTACCGACATGGTCCGCGTACAAACTGATCAAGTGATCGAAATTACTGTTTCACCAGTAAACCTGGAAACCATCGAAACGTTGATCGAAAACGAACTGGAATCGCCATTCGTCATGGTCCCGGACCCCAATTTGAGTGAAGGACAGGTTTTTTTGCGAATTGGGGTGGAGGAGCGAGAAATTGATCTTGACCACGTAATTGAGACTGTTGGCGCTGCCTTTAACAATTTCTTCACTGCAACAGGGCAGGACTCTTGATATGAATGATATTCCTGAACCCAAAACTCTCGCTTCTGACACCAACAACCCTTTCACTTCGGTTCCCATCGAGATCACCGTTTCAGTTGGGAAGGCACGCCCGTTGGTCCGGGATTTGGTGATGCTTGGGACGAATGCTGTTTTAACATTGGACAAACGAATAGATGACCCGGTCGATTTGTTTGTCGGAGACAAGCTGATCGCCCGTGGAATGCTGGAAGAGGATGACAAGTCGGACTCTGGACAGCTTGTCGTGCGCTTGACCGAAATCATAAACTTACAATCTGACTCCTAAAAATCAGATGCATCGTCTCTTTCTGATCATCGCATTAACCATGATTTGGCCGAGCGTCTCGCTGGCGCAAGACCTTTCGGTGTCTTTGGGAGATGATGGGTCGATAAGCGCTAGAACACTACAGCTCTTTGCCTTGATAACCGTTTTAAGCCTGGCACCCGGGTTGGCAATAATGGTTACGTGTTTCCCGTTTTTAGTAACCGTACTGTCTATCTTACGGCAAGCGATCGGCCTTCAGGCATCACCGCCAAATATGATGATCGTAAGTCTTGCACTGTTTCTAACCTATTTCATAATGGAACCGGTTTTCAACGAAGCGTGGGTTAATGGTCTACAACCTCTTACAAACGAACAAATCGACGCTGAAACGGCATTCGTGCGCACTTTGGAACCATTCCGCGTGTTCATGGCGGCGCGTTTAGATCCTGATACCTTTATGGCAATGGCGGACCTTCGGCCCGATACCCAAGGCCAAGAACTATCCCCGGAAGCGCCGATATCTGTGCTTATCCCAAGTTTTCTGTTATCGGAAATATCACGGGCATTCCAAATCGGTTTTTTGATTTTCTTGCCGTTCTTGATTATCGATTTGGTCGCGGCAGCAGTACTGATGTCGATGGGCATGATGATGGTCCCACCCGCAATCGTTTCACTACCCTTTAAGTTGGCTTTTTTTGTAGTTGCCGACGGGTGGAGCTTGATTGCAGGCAGTCTTGTTCGAAGTTACTTCTAGCGGGACTATTTTTCAGTACTCAACGCCGCATTATACCCATGTGCACGCAATAACGCGCTTTGCTTCGCGATACGCAGATCTTCCGAAACCATTTCCACACACATCTCATGTGTCGATATTTCGGGCACCCATCCCAGTTTTTCTTTCGCCTTTGACGGATCGCCCAAGAGGGTTTCGACCTCTGCCGGCCGGAAATATCGTGGATCAATCCGCAAAATCACATCACCCACGCTAAGCTTGGGTGCCTGATCACCTTCGATTTTTTCAACAATACCAATTTCGTCAACGCCACTCCCTTCGTATCGCAATGTAATACCAAGTTCGGCAGCGGACCATTCAATGAACTGACGCACAGAGTATTGCTTGCCGGTTGCAATTACAAAATCGTCCGGTTCGTCTTGCTGCAGCATCATCCATTGCATCCGGACATAGTCTTTAGCATGCCCCCAATCACGCAATGCATCAATGTTTCCCATGTATAAACAAGGTTCTAACCCAAGTGCGATATTGCACAGTGATCGCGTGATTTTACGGGTTACAAAAGTCTCACCACGGCGCGGGCTTTCATGGTTGAACAGAATTCCGTTGCACGCATACATGCCATAGGCTTCACGATAGTTTACCGTCATCCAATAGCTGTACAATTTCGCTACTGCGTAGGGGCTTCGCGGATAGAACGGTGTCGTTTCACGTTGAGGCGTCTCCTGAACGAGGCCGTACAATTCAGAAGTCGACGCCTGATAAAACCGTGTCGTCTTTTCTAAGCCCAACAACCTGATCGCTTCCAAAATCCGTAATGTGCCCAAGCCGCTGACATCCGCCGTGTATTCCGGGCTTTCAAAACTAACGGCGACGTGGCTTTGCGCCCCAAGATTGTAAACTTCATCAGGTTGTACCTGTTCAATAATACGCGTCAGATTTGAGGAATCTGTTAGATCCCCATAGTGCAACTTCAGCCGCGCATCCGGTACGTGGGGATCTTCAAAAATGTGGTCTATGCGCTGTGTGTTAAACGAAGATGACCGACGCTTGATCCCATGCACTTCGTACCCTTTGGCCAGAAGAAACTCGGCCAGATAGGACCCATCTTGACCTGTGATGCCGGTAATCAGTGCTTTTTTCATCGGTGCGCCCTTTGTGTTTCCATTCTACCTAAAACCAACAGGACCCACCTGCAATAGTTAGCTATCACTGGTTCACGTTGCGAAATCCTCATTGAAAAGAAGGTGCTTGGCGTTCTGATACCCGGATGCGTCGAGACCACAAAGGGCGCCATCCCGCAGGGGGAAAGCGATCTGAAAATTTCCCTTTGTTTTGGCAGGATTGCTCACTAATCTAATTCACGAGCCCAAAGTAAGGGCCAAGTCCAAGGTGGGAGAATTCAATGGGCAAGAGAGATGACTTGATCGCGCAGTACGCCGACGATCTGAAAAACAAATGTGGCATGGCACCTGATATGGATCTGCTAACGAAGGTTACAATTGGTTGTGGGCCGGCCATCTACAATGCCGACGCATCAACCGTTGCGGGCAGCCAAGCCTCAGAGCTTGAAACAGTCAAAGAGAACTTCTTAAAGAAAAAGCTTGGCCTCGCCGATGGTCCGGAACTGATGGATGCGATCAACAAAGTGATTGAAATCTACGGCAAATCCGAACGCAACAAATATCGGGCTGTCGTCTACTACATGCTGACGAAGCACTTCGGCAAAGAATCCGTTTACGGCTAATCATCTGATTACGCTTATTAAAGATCCGCTTGGTTAAGCGGATCTTTTTTTATTGAATACGCTTTGATGCACTCAAAAATTGCATTTTTCCAAGTGGGGTGGTAAGCATATTTATCCGGCCAGTATGGCTAGAACCGAATTTTGTAACGTGTGTGGTGGCTATGGGAGCACGCGGGGTGATCAAGGGTTCTGGCGTAGCGCCAGAACCCTTTTTCATTTTCAAATTTAATCTACAGCCCGTCAGCAATATCAATGTCAAAGGCGTTGATGCGCTTTTCTAACCTGAAATCAGGGCGAAATTCCCGCCAGCTCGCATACAATTTTCCATTCAGATTCTTGAACAGGCTGCACAGACAAGCGCGAATTTTTTACCAAAATCATGCCGTCCAACCGTCTGTCCGCTTTGATCATGTCTAATGATACTGAATGCACAACGGGCTTGACCGCCCTGATGTCCACGCAGTCCCAGCGTTCGTCATCCGTTGTGCTGTCTGGGTGGGCCGTGGCGCAAACTTCGATGATCCCGACAATCGCCTTCTCTTTTTGGGAATGGTAAAAGAACCCAAGATCACCGATCTTCATATCGCGCATGAAGTTTCGGGCCTGATAATTTCTGACTCCGTCCCATTCTTCACCCGCACTTCCCTTGGCAACCTGTTGATCCCAGCTCCAGGTTGACGGTTCAGATTTGAACAACCAGTAGGCCATCACCCAATCACCTTGTTCCACGGCATAAGGGTGACTTCACGGAACAAACCCGCCTGACCGTAAGGATCGCCCGCAACCCATTGGTTGGCCGCGTCCATATCCGGAACATCCAGCACGATCAGCGATCCACACATGTCGCCCGCCTCGTCCAAGAATGGGCCGGCCTGAACCACCGCATCAGAACTTTTCAGATATGCAACATGCGCATCCCGATTGGCTTTTCGCACATCAAGCGCACCCTTTTTGTCGTAAGCCATCAAAGCAACCAGCATATTATTCCTCCTTTAAGGGACGTGATAGCAGATGCTCAATTGCGGATTGCACATCTGCTTTTTTCTCTACCAAACGTGCCACAGTCTGTGTGATCGGCATGTCCAGATTTTGGTGCAAAGCAATTTTCTTCATCGCAAGCGCAGTGCTTGCACCTTCAACCGTCGTGTTTGGATCAAACGACTGCCCGGACCCAAGCGCAACACCAAACTGATAATTCCGTGACCCTTCCGACGTGCAGGTCAAAGCCAAATCGCCAAAGCCTGACAAGCCAGAAAGTGTTGCAGAATCCGCACCGTGTTGAACAGCAAAACGTGTCATTTCTGCAAATCCGCGCGTCATAAGCGCCGCACGGGCGCTGTGTCCAAGGCCTGCACCAATAGCGACACCGCAAGCGATCGCCATCACATTCTTCAATGCCCCACCCAATTCAGCACCCTTGGTATCCGTCGTTCGGTACAAGCGTAAAACAGGTGTAGACAGCTGTTTTTGCAATGTTCTGCCAACACCTTTGTCAGCACAGGCAAGCGTTAAAGCGGTCGGCAAACCGACTGCAAGATCGGCTGCAAAACTTGGGCCCGTTAGGACGGCGGGGATTGCAGTAGAAACAGAAGCCGCAATGGTGTCGCAAGCGCCCAACCCTGTTTCTCTATCAATTCCCTTACAGCAGGCCACAAGGTATTTGCCGGCGAACAAGTCTCGGTTTGCCGTTAACACGCCAGACAGTTTCTGAGCTGGAACCGCCAGCAAAACCGTTTGCGCATCTTGCAACGTCGCGGTGACAGTCAAAGGGTCGGGGAAATTTGCCCCGGGCAAGCGCCTTGTGTTGCGACGCGTGGCCTGCATTTCGGCAATGTGCTGCGGGTCACGCGCCCAAAGCGACACAGGACCTTTTCGCCCAAGAGAAATTGCCAAGCTTGTTCCAAATGCACCCGCGCCAACCACCAGAATGCTCACGCCTTGGCCCCCTTTTTACCGCTTCCCAACATCGCAGGGCTGGATTTATCCAAAGGCCACCGCGGACGCGCAGACAAATCAAAGCCATCCGCGTCCCGATCCGGCATTTGCGCCAGTGCCGCGTAAGCAATCATCGCAGCGTTGTCCGTGCAAAGACGCAACGGCGGTGCCACAAATTGAACACTCAACTGCGTACAAACAGTCTCTAAAGCGGACCGAATAGATGCGTTTGCTGCAACACCACCTGCAACACATAACGTGGGCCGCGCAGGGTTTAGCTCCAGATACGAGATCAAAGCGCGTCTGGATTTTTCCGCCAGTACATCTGCAACAGCGACCTGAAAGCTGGCCGCAAGATCAGATTGATCCGTCCCGGTTAGGCCACCTTGCTGTGCAATAACGCCATCACGCGCCCGAAGGGTCGCTGTCTTCAAGCCTGAAAACGACAAATCGCATCCGGGCCGATCCAACAATGGACGCGGCAGCGCAAAACGTCGGGGGTTACCCGCTTTTGCGCATGTTTCGATGGCAGGTCCGCCAGGTTGCGGCAAACCGATCAATCGGGCCACTTTGTCAAAAGCTTCCCCGGGCGCATCGTCAATCGTGCCCCCCAGACGGCGAAACGTGCTTGCATCCTCAACGATCAAAAACTGACAGTGCCCTCCTGACACCAAAAGCATCACATAGGGAAACGCGACATTATCAGTCAGTCTTGGCGTCAGGGCATGACCTGCAAGGTGATTGACCCCGTAAAGGGGTAAACCCGTCGCGGCACTTAGCCCCTTGGCCAGCATAACCCCAGACACAACGCCACCAATCAGACCCGGCCCGGCCGTGACGCCAATTGCATCAATCTGCGACAATTCA containing:
- the tsaD gene encoding tRNA (adenosine(37)-N6)-threonylcarbamoyltransferase complex transferase subunit TsaD; translation: MAHDINILGIESSCDDTAAAVVRGVPGGAATVVSSVVVGQTELHAAFGGVVPEIAARAHVEKLDVSVKQALTDANLELSQIDAIGVTAGPGLIGGVVSGVMLAKGLSAATGLPLYGVNHLAGHALTPRLTDNVAFPYVMLLVSGGHCQFLIVEDASTFRRLGGTIDDAPGEAFDKVARLIGLPQPGGPAIETCAKAGNPRRFALPRPLLDRPGCDLSFSGLKTATLRARDGVIAQQGGLTGTDQSDLAASFQVAVADVLAEKSRRALISYLELNPARPTLCVAGGVAANASIRSALETVCTQLSVQFVAPPLRLCTDNAAMIAYAALAQMPDRDADGFDLSARPRWPLDKSSPAMLGSGKKGAKA